A window of the Streptomyces sp. Ag109_O5-10 genome harbors these coding sequences:
- the sthA gene encoding Si-specific NAD(P)(+) transhydrogenase gives MPDFDMLVIGSGPGGQKAAIAAAKLGRRVAVVDSPDMVGGVSIHTGTIPSKTLREAVLYLTGLTQRDLYGQSYRLKEDITVADLTARTQHVVGREVDVIRNQLSRNHVTLCSGTGRFVDPHTVALREPNGNERLLTAEHIIIATGTRPARPDSVEFDGRTIMDSDNVLSLERVPRSMVIVGAGVIGMEYASMFAALGSKVTVVEKRAAMLDMCDVEVVESLKYHLRDLAVTFRFGETVAAVERHARRTLTVLESGKKIPADTVMYSAGRQGLTDGLDLDRAGLSADRRGRIKVDEHFRTEVPHIYAVGDVIGFPALAATSMEQGRVAAYHAYGEPVGQMDNLQPIGIYTIPEISFVGRTEDQLTADSVPFEVGVARYRELARGQIIGDSHGMLKLLVSPEDRRLLGVHCFGTGATELIHIGQSVMGCGGTVDYLVDAVFNYPTLAESYKVAALDATNKLRQLDRLED, from the coding sequence GTGCCCGACTTCGACATGCTCGTCATCGGTTCCGGACCCGGCGGCCAGAAGGCAGCCATCGCGGCGGCCAAACTCGGCCGCCGGGTCGCCGTCGTGGACAGCCCCGACATGGTCGGCGGGGTGTCGATCCACACCGGGACCATCCCATCCAAGACCCTGCGCGAGGCGGTCCTCTACCTGACCGGCCTGACCCAGCGCGACCTGTACGGCCAGAGCTACCGGCTGAAGGAGGACATCACCGTCGCCGACCTGACCGCGCGCACCCAGCACGTGGTCGGCCGCGAGGTGGACGTCATCCGCAACCAGCTCTCCCGCAACCACGTCACCCTCTGCTCCGGCACCGGCCGGTTCGTCGATCCGCACACCGTGGCCCTGCGCGAACCCAACGGCAACGAACGGCTGTTGACCGCCGAGCACATCATCATCGCGACCGGCACCCGGCCGGCCCGGCCGGACAGCGTCGAGTTCGACGGCCGCACCATCATGGACTCGGACAACGTGCTGTCGCTGGAGCGGGTGCCGCGCTCCATGGTCATCGTCGGGGCCGGCGTCATCGGCATGGAGTACGCCAGCATGTTCGCCGCGCTCGGCAGCAAGGTCACCGTGGTCGAGAAGCGCGCGGCCATGCTGGACATGTGCGACGTCGAGGTCGTCGAGTCGCTCAAGTACCACCTGCGGGACCTGGCCGTCACCTTCCGGTTCGGGGAGACGGTCGCCGCCGTCGAGCGGCACGCCCGGCGCACGCTGACCGTGCTGGAGAGCGGCAAGAAGATACCGGCGGACACGGTGATGTACTCGGCGGGCCGGCAGGGCCTGACCGACGGACTCGACCTCGACAGGGCGGGCCTGTCCGCGGACCGGCGCGGCCGGATCAAGGTGGACGAGCACTTCCGCACCGAGGTGCCGCACATCTACGCCGTGGGCGACGTCATCGGCTTTCCGGCACTCGCGGCGACCTCGATGGAACAGGGCCGGGTCGCCGCGTACCACGCGTACGGGGAACCGGTCGGGCAGATGGACAACCTCCAGCCCATCGGCATCTACACGATTCCGGAGATCAGCTTCGTCGGCCGGACCGAGGACCAACTCACCGCGGACAGCGTGCCGTTCGAAGTCGGCGTGGCCCGCTACCGGGAGCTGGCCCGGGGCCAGATCATCGGCGACTCGCACGGCATGCTCAAGCTCCTGGTCTCTCCCGAGGACCGTCGGCTGCTCGGTGTGCACTGCTTCGGTACCGGAGCGACAGAACTGATCCATATCGGACAGTCGGTCATGGGATGCGGTGGCACGGTCGACTACCTGGTGGACGCGGTGTTCAACTACCCGACTCTCGCGGAGTCGTACAAGGTTGCGGCCCTCGACGCCACCAACAAGCTGCGGCAGCTCGACCGGCTGGAGGACTGA